The following proteins are co-located in the Alcaligenes faecalis genome:
- the mfd gene encoding transcription-repair coupling factor, whose product METEKQHSLSLPSTQDVLAALRPGQRYSQPMPPGSGDACLIADLARQHTAPILVLCADPLTAQRLAEEILLFGPTLRVRQLPDWETLPYDSFSPHQDLISERLRTLHALTMHEVDVLTVPVTTALYRLAPPSFLAAYTFSFRQGDELDETQLRAQLMLANYTHMAQVSAPGEFSIRGGLIDLFPMGSVLPYRLDLFDNEIESIRSFDIDTQRSLYPVKEIQLLPGREFPMDEEARTQFRARFREFFEGDPSRALPYKDVGNGIAFAGIEYYLPLFFEKTATLMDYVPQGSLVITHGDAQTAIGRFQGDTHSRFSFLKNDRERPILPPEKLFLSDEQFFNGIKPFSRLSLNTQADDQPIAHPDFEALPVVAVNRRDKDPLAQLRQEVLDPKNRTVLCADSAGRRETLLQMLREHDLSPAADCQNLTDFLESDAAFALIVAPLSRGFALVHDSLSLLTENDLYPTQTRTQSSRRRNERSSDVEAMVRDLSELREGDPVVHAEHGIGRYCGLKEMDLGEGPVEFLHLEYAKGSTLYVPVAQLHVIARYSGADPEHAPLHQLGSGQWDKARRRAAKQARDSAAELLALYAQRAARAGFKFKLPLNDYQAFSEGFGFEETPDQAAAIEAVVNDMTSGQPMDRLVCGDVGFGKTEVALRAAFLAVANGKQVALLCPTTLLAEQHAQTFSDRFADWPIRVAELSRFRSTKETQAAIAGLHDGSVDIVIGTHKILSSDVRFKQLGLVIIDEEHRFGVRQKEALKQLRAEVDILTLTATPIPRTLGMSLEGIRDFSVIATAPQKRLAIKTFVRREDGSTIREALLRELKRGGQVYFLHNEVETIHNRRARLEELVPEASIAVAHGQMPERELEAVMKGFYQKRYNVLLCTTIIETGIDVPTANTIVIHRADRLGLAQLHQLRGRVGRSHHQAYAYLLTPGEDAITSNAKKRLEAIQAMEELGAGFFLAMHDLEIRGAGEVLGESQSGDIQEVGYSMYADMLNTAVKALKAGEEPDLDSPFALQCEVNLHTSALLPADYCPDVNARLGHYKALSHARTEDDLIHIHEELIDRYGLLPEAGENLLAVHRLRIKAEPLGIVKIDASETQATIQFSAKPNVDAVSIIELVQKNKQVRLAGPDKLRLEISKGEEIKNRIQAVRNVLNSLRKEK is encoded by the coding sequence ATGGAAACCGAAAAACAGCACTCCCTATCCTTGCCCAGCACCCAAGATGTGCTGGCTGCCTTACGCCCCGGTCAACGCTACTCGCAGCCCATGCCTCCTGGCTCGGGCGATGCCTGCTTGATTGCCGACCTGGCCCGCCAGCATACAGCGCCTATTCTGGTGCTCTGCGCCGATCCCTTGACCGCTCAAAGGCTGGCCGAGGAAATCCTGCTGTTTGGCCCCACCCTGCGCGTACGCCAGTTGCCGGACTGGGAAACGCTACCCTATGACAGCTTCTCTCCTCACCAGGATCTGATCTCCGAGCGCCTGCGCACCTTGCATGCCCTGACCATGCACGAGGTCGATGTGCTGACGGTCCCCGTCACCACGGCCCTGTATCGTCTGGCCCCGCCTTCTTTTCTGGCTGCCTACACCTTCTCCTTCCGCCAGGGCGATGAACTGGACGAAACGCAACTGCGCGCACAGCTAATGCTGGCGAACTACACCCACATGGCTCAGGTCAGTGCTCCGGGCGAGTTCAGCATTCGCGGTGGCCTGATTGACCTGTTCCCTATGGGTTCCGTGCTGCCCTACCGTCTGGACCTGTTCGACAACGAGATCGAAAGCATACGCAGCTTTGATATCGATACCCAGCGCAGCCTGTATCCGGTCAAGGAAATCCAGCTCTTGCCCGGCCGTGAATTCCCCATGGACGAAGAGGCGCGCACGCAATTCCGGGCGCGTTTCCGCGAGTTCTTTGAGGGCGATCCGTCACGCGCCCTGCCCTATAAAGATGTAGGCAACGGCATTGCCTTTGCCGGTATTGAATACTATCTGCCGCTGTTCTTTGAAAAAACAGCAACCTTAATGGACTACGTGCCCCAAGGCAGCCTGGTCATTACTCACGGGGACGCCCAAACCGCGATTGGCCGCTTTCAGGGCGATACCCACAGCCGTTTTTCCTTCCTGAAGAACGATCGTGAGCGTCCAATTCTGCCACCAGAAAAGCTGTTTCTGTCAGACGAGCAGTTCTTCAATGGCATCAAACCCTTTAGCCGCCTCAGCCTGAACACGCAGGCTGACGATCAGCCCATTGCCCACCCGGACTTTGAAGCTTTACCTGTGGTGGCGGTTAACCGACGTGACAAGGATCCTTTAGCTCAATTACGGCAAGAAGTACTGGACCCAAAAAACCGGACCGTACTGTGTGCCGATTCGGCAGGCCGTCGGGAAACGCTACTGCAAATGCTGCGTGAGCACGATTTGTCGCCCGCGGCAGATTGCCAGAATCTGACCGATTTTCTGGAATCAGACGCCGCGTTTGCCCTGATTGTCGCCCCCCTGTCACGTGGCTTTGCACTGGTGCACGACAGTCTGAGCCTGCTGACTGAGAATGACCTTTACCCCACCCAGACACGCACCCAAAGCAGCCGTCGCCGCAACGAGCGCAGCAGCGATGTGGAAGCCATGGTGCGGGATCTGTCCGAACTGCGCGAAGGCGACCCTGTCGTTCACGCCGAACATGGAATTGGTCGCTATTGCGGTCTGAAAGAAATGGACCTGGGCGAAGGCCCGGTCGAGTTCCTGCACCTGGAGTACGCCAAGGGCAGCACCTTGTATGTGCCTGTGGCCCAACTGCACGTGATTGCCCGCTACAGCGGAGCCGACCCCGAGCATGCACCTCTACACCAACTAGGCTCCGGCCAATGGGATAAAGCCCGCCGCCGTGCCGCCAAGCAAGCGCGCGACAGTGCCGCTGAATTGTTAGCCCTGTACGCTCAGCGCGCTGCCCGTGCAGGCTTCAAATTCAAGCTGCCACTGAACGACTATCAGGCCTTTTCCGAGGGTTTCGGCTTTGAAGAGACTCCGGATCAGGCCGCTGCCATTGAAGCCGTCGTGAACGACATGACTTCCGGCCAGCCTATGGACCGTCTGGTCTGCGGGGATGTCGGTTTTGGGAAAACCGAAGTCGCCCTGCGTGCCGCCTTCCTGGCGGTTGCCAACGGCAAACAAGTGGCCTTGCTGTGCCCGACCACCCTGCTGGCCGAGCAACACGCGCAGACCTTCTCGGACCGTTTCGCCGACTGGCCCATCCGTGTTGCCGAACTGTCCCGTTTCCGCTCCACCAAAGAAACCCAGGCTGCCATTGCGGGCCTGCACGACGGCAGCGTCGATATTGTGATTGGCACACACAAAATCCTGTCCTCGGATGTGCGTTTCAAGCAATTGGGTCTGGTCATCATCGACGAGGAACACCGCTTTGGCGTGCGTCAGAAAGAAGCCTTAAAACAGCTACGTGCCGAAGTCGATATCCTGACCCTGACTGCCACACCGATCCCCCGTACCTTGGGCATGTCCCTGGAAGGGATACGGGATTTCTCCGTGATTGCCACGGCACCACAAAAACGTCTGGCAATCAAAACCTTTGTACGTCGTGAAGATGGCAGCACCATACGTGAGGCCCTGCTGCGCGAATTGAAACGCGGTGGCCAGGTCTACTTCCTGCACAACGAAGTCGAGACCATTCACAACCGCCGTGCCCGTCTGGAAGAGCTGGTGCCGGAAGCCAGTATTGCCGTAGCACATGGCCAAATGCCGGAGCGCGAACTGGAAGCCGTCATGAAGGGCTTCTATCAGAAACGCTACAACGTGCTGCTGTGCACCACGATTATTGAAACCGGCATTGACGTGCCCACGGCCAATACCATCGTCATCCACCGTGCAGACCGCCTGGGTCTGGCTCAGCTCCACCAGTTGCGCGGACGCGTGGGCCGCTCTCACCACCAGGCCTATGCCTATCTGCTGACCCCTGGCGAAGACGCCATCACCAGCAATGCGAAAAAACGCCTGGAAGCTATTCAAGCCATGGAAGAGCTGGGTGCAGGCTTTTTTCTGGCCATGCACGATCTGGAAATTCGGGGTGCCGGTGAAGTGCTAGGAGAATCCCAATCCGGTGACATTCAGGAGGTGGGCTATTCCATGTATGCGGATATGCTCAACACCGCCGTCAAAGCCCTGAAAGCGGGTGAAGAGCCTGACCTGGATTCGCCCTTTGCCTTGCAGTGTGAAGTGAACTTGCATACCTCTGCCCTGCTACCAGCCGATTACTGCCCGGACGTGAACGCCCGTCTGGGTCACTACAAGGCCCTGTCACACGCCCGTACCGAAGACGACCTGATCCATATCCATGAGGAACTGATCGACCGCTACGGCCTGCTGCCAGAGGCCGGTGAAAACCTGCTGGCCGTGCATCGTTTGCGCATCAAGGCCGAGCCACTGGGGATTGTGAAAATCGATGCCAGCGAAACTCAGGCAACGATTCAGTTTTCTGCCAAACCGAATGTAGACGCCGTCAGCATTATTGAACTGGTGCAGAAAAACAAACAGGTACGCCTGGCTGGCCCGGACAAGCTGAGGCTTGAAATTAGCAAAGGCGAGGAAATCAAGAACCGCATTCAAGCCGTGCGTAATGTGTTGAACAGCTTGCGCAAAGAGAAGTAA
- the serB gene encoding phosphoserine phosphatase SerB has translation MSHLILQGPRLDSAIIEKIAAVVQADGVQELGPTAVRLLGADASQRAEVQTLCKTGAMDFAFLEQIDRLKEMRVLAMDMDSTLINIECIDEIADMAGRKEQVATITEAAMRGEIKDFTESLNRRVAFLEGVPVSDLTRVYEERLQPNLGADRLIATAHAHGVKTLLVSGGFTFFTERMKDRFSLSYAYSNTLEVVDGKLTGKVLGAIVDGQAKARFLQELAAELGVGPEQCIAIGDGANDLPMMSKAKYSVAYRAKPVVQEQARFALNHSPLDAVLNWFRLDV, from the coding sequence ATGTCTCATCTCATTCTTCAAGGGCCGCGCCTGGATAGCGCCATCATCGAAAAAATTGCGGCAGTGGTGCAGGCCGATGGAGTGCAGGAGCTAGGTCCTACCGCTGTACGTCTGCTGGGCGCGGATGCCAGCCAGCGCGCTGAGGTGCAGACCCTGTGCAAGACCGGTGCGATGGACTTTGCCTTTTTGGAGCAGATTGATCGCCTGAAAGAAATGCGCGTGTTGGCCATGGACATGGATTCCACGCTGATCAATATCGAGTGTATTGACGAGATTGCCGATATGGCCGGTCGCAAGGAACAGGTTGCCACGATTACCGAAGCGGCCATGCGCGGGGAGATCAAGGATTTCACCGAAAGCCTGAATCGCCGTGTCGCGTTCCTGGAAGGTGTTCCCGTTAGTGATTTGACTCGCGTCTATGAAGAGCGCCTGCAGCCTAATCTGGGTGCGGACCGCCTGATTGCGACGGCTCATGCCCATGGCGTGAAAACCTTGCTGGTGTCCGGAGGCTTCACCTTCTTTACCGAACGCATGAAAGACCGCTTCAGCTTGAGCTATGCCTACTCCAATACCTTGGAGGTGGTGGACGGCAAGCTGACTGGCAAGGTGTTGGGTGCCATTGTGGATGGTCAGGCCAAAGCCCGTTTCCTGCAGGAGCTGGCGGCTGAATTGGGGGTTGGCCCAGAGCAATGTATTGCGATTGGCGACGGTGCCAATGACTTGCCCATGATGTCCAAGGCCAAATATTCGGTGGCTTACCGAGCCAAGCCGGTGGTGCAGGAACAGGCCCGCTTTGCCTTGAATCACTCACCGCTGGATGCTGTATTGAACTGGTTCCGCCTGGACGTTTGA
- a CDS encoding nitronate monooxygenase, producing the protein MYIWPNNTLLDLLHIEQPIIQAPMAGAQDSELAIAVARAGGLGSLACAMLSPEQIREQVGLFRQAVSAPINLNFFCHEDLRLEPEALQEWRLRLIPYYQEYGLDPNQELPKAARAPFSNPHAELVEELKPEVVSFHFGLPSPELLERVKKAGTLVMSSATTTAEAVWLQEHGADIIIAQGLEAGGHRGMFLDDKVHTQVSTLSLVPQIADAVSIPVIAAGGIADGRGIAAALALGASAAQIGTAYLFCPESKITPLHREALANSCSDGTALTNLFSGRPARSIRTRLMDEIGPLSSSAPVFPHAGSALSPLRIEAEKQGRTEFSSLWSGQSAALGRALPAEQLTLVLAQEAQGVCKRLGVAGATHAPLDKP; encoded by the coding sequence ATGTACATCTGGCCCAACAATACGTTGCTGGATCTGCTTCACATCGAGCAACCCATCATTCAAGCCCCTATGGCCGGAGCCCAAGACAGCGAACTGGCTATTGCCGTAGCACGTGCGGGCGGTTTGGGATCTCTGGCCTGCGCCATGCTCAGCCCAGAACAGATTCGGGAACAAGTAGGCTTGTTCCGGCAAGCTGTGTCGGCTCCTATTAATCTGAACTTCTTTTGTCACGAAGATTTGCGCCTGGAGCCGGAGGCCCTGCAAGAGTGGCGGTTGCGATTAATACCCTATTACCAGGAATACGGCCTGGATCCGAACCAGGAACTACCCAAAGCAGCACGCGCACCGTTCTCCAACCCACATGCTGAATTGGTCGAGGAACTGAAACCTGAAGTCGTCAGCTTCCACTTTGGCCTGCCCTCCCCCGAGCTGCTTGAACGCGTGAAAAAGGCCGGCACTCTGGTCATGTCCAGTGCCACCACCACAGCCGAAGCAGTCTGGCTGCAGGAGCACGGCGCCGACATCATCATCGCCCAGGGGCTGGAAGCCGGCGGCCACCGTGGCATGTTCCTGGACGATAAAGTACATACACAAGTCAGCACCCTGTCCTTGGTTCCCCAAATTGCTGATGCCGTCAGCATTCCTGTCATTGCTGCCGGTGGTATTGCCGATGGGCGCGGTATTGCCGCTGCCCTGGCTTTGGGTGCCAGCGCGGCTCAAATTGGCACCGCGTACTTGTTCTGCCCTGAGTCCAAGATCACCCCGCTGCATCGAGAAGCCCTGGCCAATAGTTGTTCGGACGGCACAGCGCTGACCAATCTGTTTTCCGGCCGCCCCGCACGCAGTATTCGCACCCGCCTGATGGATGAAATCGGCCCTTTAAGCAGCAGTGCCCCGGTATTCCCCCATGCAGGTTCTGCACTCAGCCCGCTGCGTATCGAAGCCGAAAAACAAGGCCGTACCGAATTCAGTTCCCTTTGGAGCGGACAAAGTGCTGCCTTGGGCCGTGCCCTGCCGGCCGAGCAACTGACACTGGTACTGGCTCAAGAGGCTCAGGGCGTATGCAAACGCCTAGGAGTGGCTGGTGCTACCCATGCCCCCTTGGACAAACCTTGA